A single region of the SAR202 cluster bacterium genome encodes:
- the ggt gene encoding gamma-glutamyltransferase, producing MTTTSQPQQQTTNSRPTYLPTGITMTAHRPVIKARKGMITSAHYAASMAGLRMFVQGGNAVDAVVAAAAALNVVEPYMSGMGGIGMLVMSRYHGKERKAFNFTGLVPHKAVPEAFSPQTHSVGTRCPLVPGNPAGWLTLLEKHGKLSRSQVLTPAIELAEEGYVVSELDAKFFEVNMAKLEKFPTTKAAYYPHGRPLKAGEILVQKDLGRSFRILADKGLDGFYRGPIAEEIERFMKANDGLIDKQDLRDYKPAWEEPIAIKYKGFDIITNGPNSNAFQVLETLNILESFDVRGLGHNSADYIHLVSEAIKLAATDRIMFGGDPNFMDVPIKGLLSKTYARDQRLRINHYRASTVMGERYTDNPPPGSFVAGKPAAYTSGETTHLAAADSEGTVVSLTQTLGAAFGCSVVIGNTGFIMNNNIDLMDIKPGSGSNLLVQPGKRPGSNMAPIQVFKDGKFLLSIGTPGSYGIPQTTTQMILNYIEFGMNLQEALEAPRFRVMGGVQINMEDRISKATRDDLERRGHKVGLLGEWTSEVGGGHALSLDQSTGVLMGGADPRRDGYALGF from the coding sequence ATGACAACGACATCCCAGCCGCAGCAGCAGACGACGAACAGCAGGCCGACGTATCTGCCCACGGGCATTACGATGACGGCGCACCGGCCGGTTATCAAGGCGCGAAAGGGAATGATAACCAGCGCGCACTACGCGGCGTCGATGGCGGGACTGCGGATGTTCGTGCAGGGGGGCAACGCGGTGGACGCGGTGGTGGCGGCGGCGGCGGCGCTGAACGTGGTGGAGCCGTATATGTCGGGCATGGGCGGCATCGGGATGCTGGTGATGAGCCGATATCATGGCAAGGAGCGGAAGGCCTTCAACTTCACTGGCCTGGTGCCCCACAAAGCTGTGCCGGAAGCCTTCTCGCCGCAGACCCACAGCGTGGGGACTCGGTGCCCGCTGGTGCCGGGGAACCCGGCGGGGTGGCTGACGCTGCTGGAGAAGCACGGCAAGCTGTCGAGGTCGCAGGTGCTGACGCCGGCCATAGAGCTGGCGGAGGAAGGGTACGTGGTGTCGGAGCTGGACGCTAAGTTTTTTGAAGTCAACATGGCGAAGTTGGAGAAGTTCCCCACCACCAAGGCTGCGTACTACCCCCACGGGAGGCCACTGAAGGCGGGGGAGATACTGGTACAGAAGGACCTGGGGAGGAGCTTTCGCATACTGGCCGACAAGGGGTTGGACGGGTTCTATCGAGGGCCTATCGCCGAGGAAATCGAGCGGTTTATGAAGGCTAATGACGGCTTGATAGATAAGCAGGACTTGAGGGACTACAAGCCGGCGTGGGAAGAGCCCATCGCTATCAAGTACAAGGGCTTCGACATTATCACCAACGGCCCCAACTCCAATGCCTTCCAGGTGCTGGAGACGCTGAACATCCTGGAGTCTTTCGACGTGAGGGGCCTTGGGCACAACTCGGCGGACTACATCCACCTGGTGTCGGAGGCGATAAAGCTGGCGGCCACGGACCGCATCATGTTCGGCGGCGACCCGAATTTCATGGACGTGCCCATAAAGGGGTTGCTGTCGAAGACATATGCTCGAGACCAGCGGCTTCGGATAAACCACTATCGCGCATCGACGGTCATGGGCGAGCGGTACACCGACAACCCGCCTCCAGGCTCCTTCGTCGCCGGCAAGCCCGCGGCCTACACCAGCGGCGAGACCACCCACCTGGCGGCAGCGGACTCGGAGGGGACGGTGGTGAGCCTGACGCAGACGCTGGGGGCGGCGTTTGGATGCTCGGTGGTTATCGGTAATACTGGGTTTATTATGAACAATAACATCGATCTAATGGACATCAAGCCCGGAAGCGGCAGCAACTTGCTGGTTCAGCCTGGTAAGCGGCCAGGGAGCAACATGGCGCCAATCCAGGTCTTCAAGGACGGCAAGTTCCTGCTGTCCATAGGCACGCCAGGGAGCTACGGCATTCCCCAGACCACCACTCAGATGATATTGAACTACATCGAGTTTGGGATGAACCTGCAGGAAGCGCTGGAGGCGCCTCGGTTCCGGGTTATGGGCGGCGTTCAGATAAACATGGAGGACCGGATATCCAAGGCGACGCGGGACGACCTGGAGCGTCGAGGGCACAAGGTGGGGCTGCTGGGCGAGTGGACTAGCGAGGTCGGTGGCGGGCACGCGCTGTCGCTGGACCAGTCGACGGGGGTGTTGATGGGAGGGGCGGACCCTCGGCGGGACGGGTACGCGCTGGGGTTCTAG
- a CDS encoding creatininase family protein, producing the protein MADKAFVLAEMSWPEVKEALKTVEVAIIPTGSNEQHGPNIAESSDIALATAGARNLARRLYPRAILAPSLPFGVSPHHMRFPGTISLRPETFIEVLRDVVGSLQKHGLQKFFILNGHGGNMATLNVITWKLRQELGVKVAYALHWPSPTLVDKYQRSPRIGHACEIETSLAMHLTPNIAKTEALAKGQMLGPAFSGGMDAKTNDIITANYFDEVTANGALGDATYASAEAGKEMAREIEDRLTTHLEQFLAA; encoded by the coding sequence ATGGCAGACAAAGCCTTCGTCCTGGCTGAGATGTCCTGGCCCGAAGTCAAAGAAGCCCTCAAGACCGTCGAGGTCGCCATCATTCCCACCGGCTCCAACGAGCAGCACGGCCCCAACATCGCCGAAAGCTCGGACATCGCCCTCGCTACCGCCGGCGCCCGCAACCTCGCCCGCCGCCTCTACCCCCGCGCCATCCTCGCCCCCTCCCTGCCCTTCGGAGTCTCGCCCCACCATATGCGATTTCCCGGCACCATCTCTCTCCGACCCGAGACCTTCATCGAAGTCCTCCGCGACGTCGTCGGCAGCCTGCAAAAGCACGGACTTCAGAAGTTTTTCATACTCAACGGCCACGGCGGCAACATGGCTACCCTCAACGTCATCACCTGGAAGCTGCGGCAGGAGCTAGGCGTTAAAGTGGCCTACGCCCTTCACTGGCCCTCGCCCACCCTCGTCGACAAATACCAGCGTTCGCCCCGCATCGGCCACGCCTGCGAAATCGAGACCTCGCTAGCCATGCACCTCACCCCCAACATCGCCAAGACCGAGGCCCTGGCCAAAGGCCAGATGCTCGGCCCTGCCTTCAGCGGCGGCATGGACGCCAAGACCAACGACATCATCACCGCCAACTACTTCGACGAGGTCACCGCCAATGGCGCCCTGGGCGATGCCACCTACGCCTCCGCCGAGGCCGGCAAGGAGATGGCCCGGGAGATAGAAGACCG
- a CDS encoding SDR family oxidoreductase, protein MRLNGKVALISGSARGIGEATARLFAREGAAVIVADVLEAEGRAVAESIAKAGGNARFLKLDVRKENDWQQAVYEAESRFGKLNVLVNNAGVSGAQFGNELTEEAWRFIMDVNSSGVFLGVKAAVPTLKRAGGGSIINMSSQLGVVGSRFTHPAYNASKGAVRTLTKAIAIQYARDGIRCNSVHPGPIDTPMAAGIFTDPAVERQALAQIPLGRRGHAEEVAYTCLYLASDESSYVTGAELVVDGGWLAQ, encoded by the coding sequence ATGCGCTTAAATGGAAAAGTCGCCCTTATCAGCGGTAGTGCCCGGGGCATCGGCGAGGCCACGGCCCGCCTCTTCGCCCGGGAGGGCGCCGCCGTCATCGTCGCCGACGTGCTGGAAGCAGAAGGCCGCGCCGTCGCTGAAAGCATAGCTAAGGCCGGAGGCAACGCCCGATTCCTCAAGCTCGATGTGCGAAAAGAGAACGACTGGCAGCAGGCCGTGTATGAGGCCGAGAGCCGATTCGGCAAGCTAAACGTCCTAGTCAATAACGCCGGCGTCAGCGGCGCTCAGTTCGGCAACGAGCTGACCGAGGAAGCGTGGCGGTTTATCATGGACGTGAACTCGTCAGGCGTGTTCCTCGGCGTCAAGGCCGCCGTCCCCACCCTCAAACGCGCCGGCGGCGGCTCCATCATCAATATGTCCTCCCAGCTTGGCGTCGTCGGCTCCAGGTTTACCCATCCCGCCTACAACGCCTCCAAAGGCGCTGTCCGCACCCTCACCAAGGCGATAGCCATTCAATACGCCCGCGACGGCATCCGTTGTAACTCCGTCCACCCTGGCCCCATCGACACGCCCATGGCCGCCGGCATTTTCACCGACCCCGCCGTCGAGCGTCAGGCCCTCGCCCAAATCCCCCTGGGCCGACGCGGCCACGCCGAAGAGGTGGCCTATACCTGCCTCTACCTCGCCTCCGACGAGTCCTCCTACGTTACCGGCGCTGAACTCGTCGTCGACGGCGGCTGGCTAGCCCAGTAG
- a CDS encoding acyl-CoA dehydrogenase encodes MDFRLNAEQQEVVSRAERVAREGLAPRAAEVDASGKHPVESLRDLWKNGLLAMTAPKKYGGLGLDVLASTMVLEKLSAGCTNTANSFNMHATVLRYIDTLASDKQKAFFYGEVVKEGRLIGSWGSEPASHGGIGMKRTTIEPSGDGYVINGLKHFSTMAGACQWAMVHCNFKNSDNKRMLTHAIVPTDSPGITISPEWDTLGMRGTVSPVVTFKGCLVKKEWVLGQPGSGDKAVGDMHSFTLGDAAGYLGTAQAALDYTKEFVKKNRFDPDPAPMSHNPIIQRHVAEMALSIEGARLMLYKACCLFDESDTIGKAILTGKARWLAGGAALMVTSRALQVCGGRTAHKRYPLERHFRDARTGTLMPPAADRCLDMVGKSELGLEEMLEGLRHSTQA; translated from the coding sequence ATGGACTTCAGGCTAAACGCCGAACAGCAAGAGGTGGTGTCGAGGGCGGAGCGGGTGGCCCGGGAGGGGCTGGCGCCTCGCGCGGCGGAGGTGGACGCCTCGGGCAAGCACCCCGTCGAAAGCCTGCGGGACCTGTGGAAGAACGGGCTGCTGGCGATGACGGCGCCCAAGAAATATGGTGGCCTGGGGCTGGACGTGCTGGCGTCGACCATGGTGCTGGAGAAGCTTTCGGCGGGCTGCACCAACACGGCCAACAGCTTCAACATGCACGCCACGGTGCTGCGGTACATCGACACCCTGGCATCGGACAAGCAGAAGGCGTTTTTCTATGGCGAGGTGGTGAAGGAGGGGAGGCTCATCGGGAGCTGGGGGAGCGAGCCGGCCAGCCACGGCGGGATAGGGATGAAGCGGACGACCATCGAGCCGTCGGGTGACGGGTATGTGATCAATGGCCTGAAGCACTTCAGCACCATGGCCGGAGCGTGCCAGTGGGCGATGGTGCATTGCAATTTCAAGAATTCTGACAACAAACGTATGCTGACCCACGCCATTGTGCCGACGGACTCGCCAGGGATAACCATCAGCCCCGAGTGGGACACGCTGGGGATGCGCGGGACGGTGAGCCCGGTAGTGACCTTCAAGGGCTGTCTCGTGAAGAAGGAGTGGGTGCTGGGCCAGCCCGGGAGCGGCGACAAGGCCGTCGGCGATATGCACAGCTTTACTCTGGGCGACGCGGCGGGATACTTGGGTACGGCCCAAGCGGCGCTGGACTATACCAAGGAGTTCGTGAAGAAGAACAGGTTTGACCCCGACCCGGCGCCTATGTCGCACAATCCGATTATTCAGCGGCACGTGGCCGAGATGGCGCTGTCGATTGAAGGGGCGCGGCTGATGCTGTACAAGGCGTGCTGCTTATTTGATGAATCGGACACTATCGGCAAGGCGATACTGACGGGGAAGGCGCGATGGCTGGCGGGGGGGGCGGCGCTGATGGTGACCAGCCGCGCGTTGCAGGTGTGCGGGGGCCGGACGGCGCACAAGCGATACCCGCTGGAGCGGCACTTCCGGGACGCGAGGACGGGGACGCTGATGCCGCCAGCGGCGGACAGATGCCTGGACATGGTGGGGAAGTCGGAGCTGGGGCTGGAGGAGATGCTGGAGGGGTTGAGGCATTCGACGCAGGCGTAG
- a CDS encoding glucose 1-dehydrogenase yields MRLQGKVALISGGARGIGEATARLFVQEGAKVVMADLLEAEGRKLSDELNKTGKNALYIKMDVTKEEDWAKAVKAATDQFGKLNVLILNAGITSQGRIDQITRSDWDKVMDVNSTGVFLGARAGLPAIKRAGGGSVIITSSQLGLVGGDASHAAYQASKGAVRLLAKNIAIQFAADNIRCNSIHPGPIETPMTAHRRADPAFLNRLMSKVPMGRIGQPMEIAYGMLYLASEESSYVTGSELVIDGGWTAQ; encoded by the coding sequence ATGCGTCTTCAAGGCAAAGTCGCCCTTATCAGCGGCGGCGCGCGAGGCATCGGCGAGGCCACAGCCCGGCTCTTCGTCCAGGAGGGCGCCAAGGTGGTCATGGCCGACTTGCTGGAGGCCGAGGGCCGCAAGCTGTCCGACGAACTCAACAAGACCGGCAAGAACGCCCTCTATATTAAAATGGACGTGACTAAGGAGGAGGACTGGGCCAAGGCCGTCAAGGCCGCCACCGACCAGTTCGGCAAGCTCAACGTCCTTATCCTCAACGCCGGCATCACCAGCCAGGGCCGCATCGACCAGATAACCCGCTCCGACTGGGACAAGGTCATGGACGTCAACTCCACCGGCGTCTTCCTCGGCGCCAGGGCTGGCCTCCCCGCCATCAAACGCGCCGGCGGCGGCTCCGTCATCATTACCTCCTCCCAGCTGGGCCTCGTCGGCGGCGACGCCAGCCACGCCGCTTACCAGGCCTCCAAGGGCGCCGTCCGCCTTCTCGCCAAGAACATCGCCATTCAGTTCGCCGCCGACAATATTCGATGCAACAGCATCCACCCGGGCCCCATCGAGACCCCTATGACCGCCCACCGCCGCGCCGATCCCGCCTTCCTCAACCGCCTCATGTCCAAAGTCCCCATGGGCCGCATCGGTCAGCCCATGGAAATCGCCTACGGCATGTTATATCTTGCCTCCGAAGAGTCCTCCTACGTCACCGGCAGCGAGCTGGTCATCGACGGCGGCTGGACCGCCCAGTAG
- a CDS encoding type II toxin-antitoxin system RelE/ParE family toxin, translated as MIKSFKDQETERVYRRLYSRKFPPTIQRTALRKLRMLNNARSLGDLRSPPGNRLEKLSANRQGQHSIRINDQWRICFVWTRSDAFEVEITDYH; from the coding sequence GTGATTAAGTCCTTTAAGGACCAAGAGACGGAGAGGGTCTACCGTCGTCTGTATTCCAGGAAGTTTCCGCCTACTATCCAACGGACGGCCCTGCGGAAGCTACGGATGTTGAACAATGCGCGGTCGTTAGGGGACCTTCGGTCGCCTCCAGGAAATCGTTTGGAAAAGCTTTCAGCGAACCGCCAAGGGCAGCACTCAATCCGAATCAATGATCAATGGCGGATCTGCTTCGTCTGGACTCGGAGCGACGCGTTCGAGGTTGAGATTACAGATTATCACTAG
- a CDS encoding HigA family addiction module antidote protein, which translates to MGEQKMAPVHPGEVLQEEFLKPLGLSQHRLALDIGVDPRRINEIVLGRRSVTADTALRLARYFDTSPEFWLGLQAQFDLDVESDKLGTRLEREVKVYSGAR; encoded by the coding sequence ATGGGAGAGCAAAAGATGGCCCCTGTCCACCCTGGGGAGGTGCTGCAGGAGGAGTTCTTGAAGCCCTTGGGTCTCAGCCAGCATAGACTGGCCTTAGACATTGGCGTTGACCCACGGCGCATCAATGAGATCGTTTTGGGGAGGCGGAGTGTGACTGCCGACACAGCGTTACGATTAGCACGCTATTTCGACACGTCACCAGAGTTTTGGCTTGGGCTTCAGGCCCAGTTCGACCTTGATGTTGAATCAGATAAGCTGGGCACCAGGTTGGAAAGAGAAGTTAAAGTGTACTCTGGTGCTCGTTGA
- a CDS encoding acetamidase/formamidase family protein, protein MVAPQSPWEKRPFPICGPTLYYAHLCRGVGAVKSIEIDRKKRLKDQPNKGHNRWHPDVTPVVEADPGEEVVIQTKDASDGQITFGATLKEIAGISRKVSHPLTGPVYIKGAKPGDLLEIEYLDILPEPTAFTRFVPNVGFLRDLYPEPYLAHWSIKDGWARSKQLPGVRIPNGCFMGTAGLAPSRKQLEEWTRREEELLKRGGRVMPPDPEDAVPSGGKIAKEGLRTLPPRENCGNVDIKQLTKGSHLFIPVAVDGGLYSVGDGHFAQGDGEVCITAVEMGMTAAVKFKVHKGEAQKLGIKWPRFSHPGYFIDPQWAAPRKFIATMGMPVRDDGGNESEDLTLACRNAVVRMIELLQERGWTREQAYIICSVAVDLKISNVVDLPNVTVSAFLPEDIFEK, encoded by the coding sequence ATGGTAGCACCGCAATCACCCTGGGAAAAGCGGCCTTTCCCTATATGCGGGCCGACGCTATACTACGCCCATCTTTGTAGAGGCGTGGGCGCTGTGAAAAGCATAGAAATCGACCGCAAGAAGCGGCTCAAGGACCAGCCCAACAAGGGGCACAATCGATGGCATCCGGACGTGACGCCGGTGGTGGAGGCGGACCCGGGGGAGGAGGTGGTTATCCAGACCAAGGACGCGTCCGACGGGCAGATAACCTTCGGGGCGACGCTGAAGGAGATCGCCGGCATATCGAGGAAGGTAAGCCACCCGCTGACGGGGCCGGTGTATATCAAAGGCGCCAAGCCCGGAGATTTGCTGGAGATCGAATATCTGGACATACTGCCGGAGCCGACAGCGTTTACTCGATTCGTGCCCAACGTCGGTTTCTTGCGAGACCTGTACCCGGAGCCGTACCTGGCGCACTGGAGCATCAAGGACGGGTGGGCGAGGTCGAAGCAGCTTCCGGGGGTGCGGATACCCAACGGCTGTTTTATGGGCACGGCGGGGCTGGCGCCGTCGAGGAAGCAACTGGAGGAGTGGACGCGTCGAGAGGAGGAGCTGCTGAAGCGGGGAGGCCGCGTTATGCCGCCGGACCCGGAGGACGCGGTGCCGTCGGGTGGAAAGATTGCGAAAGAGGGGTTGCGGACGCTGCCGCCCCGGGAGAACTGCGGCAACGTCGATATCAAGCAGTTGACCAAGGGATCTCATCTATTTATCCCTGTGGCGGTGGACGGCGGGCTGTACTCGGTGGGGGATGGGCACTTCGCCCAGGGCGACGGCGAGGTGTGCATCACGGCGGTGGAGATGGGGATGACGGCGGCAGTGAAGTTCAAAGTGCACAAGGGCGAGGCGCAAAAGCTGGGCATCAAGTGGCCCCGGTTCTCGCACCCGGGCTACTTCATCGACCCCCAGTGGGCGGCGCCGCGCAAGTTCATCGCCACTATGGGGATGCCCGTGCGGGACGACGGCGGGAACGAGAGCGAAGACCTGACGCTGGCCTGCCGCAACGCCGTCGTAAGGATGATAGAGCTGCTGCAGGAGCGAGGGTGGACTCGCGAGCAGGCGTATATTATTTGCAGCGTGGCGGTGGACTTGAAGATAAGCAACGTGGTGGACTTGCCGAACGTGACGGTGTCGGCATTTTTGCCGGAGGATATTTTTGAGAAGTAA